Proteins from one Podospora pseudoanserina strain CBS 124.78 chromosome 1, whole genome shotgun sequence genomic window:
- a CDS encoding hypothetical protein (EggNog:ENOG503P8ZI): MSTWRTNAQPVTWDRDVSAVEPRQQPWRGPPWLPHQSRTYPITTILTIPAPVPSTSTGPDEAPITTGAVPSETLLIFTSISTTSPFSSSIASSYPDTDVADIMSTDIPASAVPTTADAVTNETSPGSEDGVAGNKNLVIILSTVLSAVAVILIAGGLYLCWRYRQRRRLFFSRGITPIDDDEIATWKVPRDEKNGYPGDTDVEGDAAFSKETGGPSHGRQVSTTSIKKPPSVIVYNSVQGYRQSIDEPTPRRSFTQHPVYGKMSLDKGLPQTPIQARAPNARAGLTDESVPGDDPFIPSPKRQTSRLSKIPPSSASHRRHHGRTRSSRSSTRSFGDYRYGASDVELSPRHSHDQFRSRHHHYNRNHSRVYSSSSIPPRLSLGDEAHYNGGSPGRPLFKEDEIGRAIG; the protein is encoded by the coding sequence ATGTCTACATGGCGAACCAATGCTCAACCCGTGACGTGGGACCGAGACGTATCTGCTGTTGAACCTCGACAGCAGCCGTGGAGGGGACCGCCTTGGTTGCCGCACCAGAGCCGAACGTATCCCATCACAACCATACTGACAATTCCGGCTCCAGTCCCATCTACCTCCACAGGACCAGACGAAGCACCAATAACGACTGGTGCAGTACCTTCAGAGACACTCTTGATTTTTACATCGATTTCGACCACTtcgcctttctcttcctccatcgcctcctcatACCCGGACACAGACGTGGCAGATATTATGTCCACAGATATTCCGGCTTCAGCAGTCCCAACCACCGCCGATGCAGTAACCAACGAGACTTCTCCCGGTAGTGAGGACGGAGTTGCCGGCAACAAGAACCTTGTTATCATATTGAGCACGGTGCTCTCGGCGGTGGCTGTGATTTTGATTGCGGGGGGGCTGTATTTGTGTTGGAGATATCGGCAACGACGACGATTGTTCTTTTCAAGAGGCATTACACCTATCGATGACGATGAAATTGCGACTTGGAAAGTGCCCAGGGACGAGAAGAATGGCTACCCAGGAGACACCGATGTTGAAGGCGATGCTGCCTTCAGCAAGGAAACAGGGGGACCATCTCACGGAAGACAGGTTTCGACGACCTCGATCAAGAAGCCACCCAGTGTCATCGTGTACAACAGCGTCCAGGGCTATCGTCAATCAATCGATGAGCCTACACCACGGCGCTCTTTTACTCAGCACCCGGTTTACGGCAAGATGAGCTTGGATAAGGGCCTTCCCCAAACACCAATTCAGGCCAGGGCACCCAACGCCAGGGCAGGCCTCACAGACGAATCCGTTCCAGGCGACGACCCATTTATCCCGAGCCCGAAACGGCAGACATCTCGCTTATCCAAAATTCCACCCAGCTCGGCATCTCACCGTCGGCATCACGGGAGGACAAGGAGTTCTCGGAGCAGTACCCGCAGTTTCGGAGATTATCGGTACGGGGCTTCAGATGTCGAACTATCTCCACGCCACTCTCATGATCAGTTTCGCTCCCGCCACCATCATTACAACCGCAATCACTCGCGAGTTTATTCATCATCGTCTATTCCACCCAGGCTCTCCCTGGGCGACGAGGCTCACTATAACGGAGGCTCTCCCGGCCGGCCGCTGTTCAAGGAGGACGAGATTGGCCGAGCAATTGGATAA
- the NUG1 gene encoding nuclear GTP-binding protein nug1 (EggNog:ENOG503NYZI; COG:S): MAGSITKPKKPKSKRTPVRLRHKIQKASAAKQRKAKKEAKKNPQWKSKLKKDPGIPNLFPYKEKLLNQIEEDRIRKAEEQKRRKEMLKAAKAAGSEESKDENRMDDDGEFEGLEEDSMMVDEDDDDSEGDDSNPLAALIRSARKAAEQYDKELESGDDDEMDDDEDDSSNDEESGAIEVPGGASSRKAFDKVFKQVVDQADVVLYVLDARDPEGTRSRDVEKAVMAAASGGKRLIFILNKVDLIPPPVLRAWLAHLRRFFPTLPLRASNPAPNAHVFNHRDITVQSTSSALFKALKSYAASRNLKRAISVGVIGYPNVGKSSVINALLSRLGGRNNRAPCPAGAEAGVTTSIRAVKIDQKLTLLDSPGIVFPSTGSISSFTPKNPTEAHAHLVLLNAVPPKQIDDPVPAVTLLLKRLSAQPELLEKMIQLYDLPPLLINSESGDSTTDFLVQVARKRGRLGRGGVPNIQAAAMTVVTDWRDGRIQGWSAVPPAVQTGAPAASAKGPAKIASEEVGADQKKIVTEWAQEFNLEGLWASMEAGAEEGGNEVEME, from the exons ATGGCAGGATCAATAACCAAACCGAAAA AGCCGAAATCCAAGCGCACTCCCGTTCGCTTGAGGCACAAGATTCAGAAGGCCTCGGCCGCGAAGCAGCgcaaggcgaagaaggaagccaagaagaacccACAATGGAAgagcaagctcaagaaggacCCCGGCATCCCCAACCTGTTCCCTTACAAGGAGAAGCTGTTGAACCAGATCGAGGAGGACCGCATCAGGAAAgccgaggagcagaagcGCAGAAAAGAGATgctcaaggctgccaaggccGCTGGATCTGAGGAGAGCAAGGATGAGAATCGcatggacgacgacggagaGTTTGAGGGACTCGAGGAGGATTCCATGATGgtcgatgaggacgatgacgacagCGAGGGGGACGACTCCAACCCTCTTGCGGCTCTCATTCGCAGCGCCCGGAAAGCGGCCGAGCAGTATgacaaggagctggagagcggtgacgacgacgagatggacgacgatgaggatgattcTTCCAACGATGAGGAGTCTGGCGCGATCGAGGTTCCAGGCGGTGCTTCGTCCCGCAAGGCCTTCGACAAGGTCTTCAAGCAAGTTGTTGACCAAGCCGACGTTGTTCTCTACGTTCTCGACGCCCGCGACCCCGAAGGCACCCGCTCGcgtgatgttgagaaggccgtgatggctgctgctagCGGCGGCAAGCGTCTCATCTTCATTCTCAACAAGGTCGACCTGATCCCCCCACCAGTTCTCCGCGCTTGGCTCGCCCATCTCCGTCGCTTCTTCCctaccctccctctccgcgCCTCCAACCCTGCGCCCAATGCGCACGTCTTCAATCACCGCGATATCACCGTTCAGAGCACCTCCTCTGCCCTCTTCAAGGCGCTCAAGTCTTATGCCGCCTCACGCAACCTCAAGCGCGCCATCTCGGTTGGTGTCATCGGCTACCCCAATGTCGGAAAGTCCAGCGTCATCAACgctctcctctcccgcctcggTGGCCGCAACAACCGCGCCCCTTGCCCCGCCGGTGCCGAAGCCGGTGTCACGACCTCTATCCGCGCCGTCAAGATCGACCAGaagctcaccctcctcgattCCCCCGGTATCGTCTTCCCCTCTACCGGCTCCATCTCCAGCTTCACCCCCAAGAACCCAACCGAAGCGCACgcccacctcgtcctcctcaacgcCGTCCCACCAAAGCAAATCGACGACCCGGTTCCGgccgtcaccctcctcctcaagcgCCTCTCTGCCCAGCCagagcttctcgagaagATGATTCAGCTCTACgaccttccccctcttctcatcaacTCCGAGAGCGGAGACTCGACAACCGACTTCCTTGTCCAGGTCGCGAGGAAGAGAGGACGTCTCGGGAGGGGCGGTGTTCCCAACATCCAGGCTGCTGCCATGACGGTGGTGACAGACTGGAGAGACGGCAGAATCCAGGGCTGGTCGGCTGTCCCACCAGCGGTTCAGACCGGCGCCCCGGCTGCTTCGGCGAAGGGGCCGGCCAAGATTGCCagcgaggaggtgggtgcCGATCAGAAGAAGATTGTCACCGAGTGGGCGCAGGAGTTCAACTTGGAGGGCTTGTGGGCCAGCATGGAGGCTGgtgcagaggaggggggtaatgaggttgagatggagtAG
- a CDS encoding hypothetical protein (COG:B; EggNog:ENOG503P47C), with protein sequence MATAAAASAETPSGERSAKKARLDAGAKMEVDGQVSDAETVADEEEEGDEEEEEEEEEEEEEEEEEEEEEEEEEEEEESDDDDKGREEDEALDDDSD encoded by the exons ATGGcgacggctgctgctgctagtGCTGAAACACcgtcgggggagaggagcgcgaagaaggcgaggttggatGCTGGTGCGAagatggaggttgatgggcaGGTTTCGGATGCGGAGACTGtggctgatgaggaggaggagggagatgaggaggaggaggaggaggaggaggaggaggaggaggaggaggaggaggaggaggaggaggaggaggaggaggaagaggaggaggagagtgatgatgatgataag gggagggaggaggatgaggcttTGGATGATGATAGTGATTAA
- the GPP1 gene encoding DL-glycerol-3-phosphatase (EggNog:ENOG503NV7R; COG:S), protein MGSIDTTGYSFTAGPETVSIDSFLFDMDGTIIDSTAAVEKHWEGIGNDIGVSPEIILQTSHGRRTIDMLKILAPEKATWEYVQSREALLPKLYGSDAVEIPGARSLLDSLIALFAPWTIVTSGSLPLVSGWLKVLHLPVPEHLVTAESVQNGKPDPACYRLGREKLGESAGEGKEVLVFEDAPAGIKAGKAAGCRVVGLVTSHSVEEVLSAGPDWVVKDLTQVRIVRREEDGRVVLEIGGLLVRN, encoded by the exons ATGGGAAGCATAGACACCACCGGCTACAGCTTCACAGCCGGCCCCGAAACCGTCTCCATTGACAGTTTCCTCTTCGACATGGACGGCACAATCATTGattccaccgccgccgtagAGAAGCACTGGGAAGG CATCGGCAACGACATCGGCGTAAGCCCCGAAATCatcctccaaacctcccaCGGCCGCCGAACAATAGACATGCTCAAGATCCTCGCCCCGGAAAAGGCCACCTGGGAATACGTTCAATCCAGGgaagccctcctccccaaactctACGGCTCCGACGCCGTCGAGATCCCCGGCGCCCGCTCCCTCCTCGAttccctcatcgccctctttGCCCCCTGGACAATCGTCACGTCTGGCTCCCTTCCCCTCGTAAGCGGGTGGCTCAAGGTCCTTCACCTGCCTGTCCCGGAACACCTCGTCACGGCGGAGTCTGTGCAAAACGGCAAGCCAGATCCGGCCTGCTAtcgtttggggagggagaagctGGGCGAGTCGGCGGgtgaggggaaggaggtttTGGTGTTTGAGGATGCTCCTGCTGGGATCAAGGCTGGGAAGGCGGCTGGGTGcagggttgttgggttggtgacTTCTCAcagtgtggaggaggttttgtcTGCTGGGCCGGAttgggtggtgaaggatCTGACGCAGGTTAGGattgtgaggagggaggaggatgggagggttgtgctggagattggggggttgttggtgaggaaTTAG
- the DIS3 gene encoding exosome catalytic subunit dis3 (BUSCO:EOG09260AQB; COG:J; EggNog:ENOG503NUBN): MASLKRSVESDPLAANISNKIYVRSTKSGKVQKIVREVYLRRDIPCSSKLCQECQHQMLIPKDALGKPIPFVLSDSPAGTKVFPQGHYLVPDTNAFLTAMDLFEQESAFYDVIVLQIVLEELRNRSLPLYNRLISLTKSEDKRFYVFFNEFRLETHVPRLEGETVNDRNDRAVRRAVAWYGEHLARIKGKDAPSIVMLSNDRDNLKKAKQEGIHACSLADYVRQLKDGEKLLDMIPETQDRDQIKEKRPGDNLYPEYFSMSKMMTGVKSNLLHQGIFNVSPYNYLEGSIRVPAFPKALLILGRENINRAVDGDLVVVEVLPKDQWKEPSTQVIEEDAITKNENPDAEESDDFVSERERKALQEEVKRTHRKTTEGHAQPTAKVVGVIKRNWRQYVGHIDQSSVSQSAQQGRKQDNVFVIPMDKKIPKIRLRTRQVSELLGKRILVTIDAWDRSSRHPSGHFVRSLGELETKAAETEALLLEYDVQYRPFPKTVLDCLPKEGHDWRVPQSLEDPGWKDRQDLRDLLICSIDPIGCQDIDDALHSRPLPNGNFEVGVHIADVSHFVKPGNAMDAEASIRGTTVYLVDKRIDMLPMLLGTDLCSLKPYVERYAFSVIWEMTSDADIVGSRFTKSVIKSREAFSYEQAQLRVDDSSQQDELTTSIRTLLVLSKKLKQKRLDAGALSLSSPEVKVQMESETSDPIDVKTKVHLDTMSLVEEFMLLANTSVARRIYEAFPQTAILRRHGAPPKTNFDELANQLKVKRGLDLSVESSRALADSLDRCVDEKEPFFNTLVRIMATRCMMSAEYFCSGTQAYPEFRHYGLASEIYTHFTSPIRRYADLMAHRQLAAAIEYEAIHPSTRSRGKLEAVCKNINVRHRNAQLAGRASIAYYVGQALRGKATEEDGFVMKIFSNGFVVLVPRFGIESLIRLRDLAETEPQAEFDAENYVLRVSGSREVRVELFQKVRVRVTDQKDETTGKRGVRMELVKTY; encoded by the exons ATGGCGAGTCTAAAACGGTCGGTCGAGTCGGACCCTCTCGCGGCCAACATCTCGAATAAGATCTATGTGAGATCCACCAAGAGCGGCAAGGTCCAAAAAATCGTCCGCGAGGTCTACCTCCGTCGGGACATCCCATGTTCTTCCAAGCTGTGTCAGGAGTGCCAGCATCAGATGCTCATTCCGAAAGATGCCTTGGGCAAGC CGATCCCATTTGTCCTCTCAGACTCACCGGCGGGGACAAAGGTCTTCCCCCAGGGGCACTACCTGGTACCAGACACCAATGCCTTTCTCACAGCCATGGACCTTTTCGAGCAGGAGTCTGCTTTTTACGACGTGATTGTCCTGCAGATTGTGCTCGAGGAGCTGAGGAACAGGTCGCTCCCGCTGTACAACCGGCTCATCAGCCTGACCAAGAGCGAGGACAAGAGGTTTTATGTCTTTTTCAACGAGTTTCGACTCGAGACTCATGTGCCCCGTTTGGAGGGCGAGACGGTCAATGACCGAAACGATCGtgcggtgaggagggcggtggcgtGGTATGGCGAGCATCTGGCCCGTATCAAGGGGAAGGATGCCCCTTCTATTGTCATGCTGAGCAACGATCGGGATAAtctgaagaaggccaagcAGGAGGGGATTCACGCTTGTTCGTTGGCGGATTATGTCAGGCAGTtgaaggatggggagaagtTGCTGGATATGATTCCTGAGACGCAGGATCGGGAtcagatcaaggagaagaggccgGGGGATAACTTGTATCCCGAGTACTTCAGCAtgtcgaagatgatgacggggGTGAAAAGCAATTTGCTTCATCAGGGCATCTTCAATGTGTCGCCGTACAATTATTTGGAGGGGTCCATTAGGGTACCGGCTTTCCCCAAGGCGTTGCTTATTCTGGGGCGGGAGAACATCAACcgtgctgttgatggtgacttggttgtggtggaggtaCTGCCTAAGGATCAGTGGAAGGAGCCATCTACGCAAGTtatcgaggaggatgccatcACGAAGAACGAGAACCCAGATGCCGAAGAGTCTGATGACTTTGTTTCGGAAAGGGAACGCAAGGCActgcaggaggaggtcaagagaACACACAGAAAGACGACGGAGGGACATGCTCAGCCGACTGCAAAGGTTGTCGGTGTGATCAAGCGGAATTGGCGTCAATATGTCGGACATATCGATCAGTCCTCCGTCAGCCAGTCGGCGCAACAAGGAAGGAAACAAGACAATGTTTTCGTTATCCCTATGGACAAGAAGATCCCCAAGATCCGCCTCCGCACCAGACAGGTCTCCGAACTTCTCGGAAAGCGCATCTTGGTCACGATCGATGCTTGGGACCGCAGCTCTCGCCACCCCTCCGGCCACTTTGTGCGCTCTCTCGGTGAACTGGAGACGAAGGCTGCCGAGACAGAAGCCCTGCTCCTGGAGTACGACGTTCAGTACCGGCCTTTCCCCAAGACCGTCCTCGACTGTCTGCCCAAGGAAGGTCACGACTGGCGGGTGCCACAGAGTCTCGAGGATCCAGGCTGGAAAGACCGCCAGGATCTCAGAGATCTCTTGATTTGCAGTATTGACCCCATCGGGTGCCAAGATATCGACGACGCTCTTCATTCGCGGCCTCTACCTAATGGCAACTTTGAGGTTGGAGTCCACATCGCCGATGTTTCACATTTCGTCAAGCCCGGCAACGCCATGGACGCCGAGGCCAGCATTCGTGGCACCACAGTCTACTTGGTCGACAAGCGTATCGACATGCTTCCGATGCTTCTCGGTACCGACCTCTGCTCTCTCAAGCCCTACGTCGAGCGCTATGCGTTCTCGGTCATTTGGGAGATGACCTCTGATGCCGACATCGTGGGCTCCCGCTTCACCAAGTCTGTCATCAAGTCACGTGAAGCCTTCAGCTACGAACAAGCACAGTTGAGGGTGGACGACAGCTCTCAACAGGACgagctcaccaccagcatcagAACTCTCTTGGTTCTctcgaagaagctcaagcagAAGCGTCTCGATGCCGGTGCCTtgtccctctcctccccagaggTCAAGGTGCAAATGGAGTCCGAGACCTCAGACCCCATCGACGTCAAGACCAAGGTCCATCTCGACACCATGTCCCTCGTCGAAGAGTTCATGCTTCTCGCCAACACCTCGGTCGCCAGAAGGATATACGAAGCCTTCCCCCAAACCGccatcctccgccgccacGGCGCGCCCCCCAAGACCAACTTTGATGAACTTGCCAACCAGCTCAAGGTCAAGCGCGGCCTCGACCTCAGCGTCGAATCCTCCCGCGCCCTGGCCGACAGTCTCGACCGCTGCGTCGACGAAAAGGagcccttcttcaacaccttGGTGCGCATCATGGCCACCCGCTGCATGATGTCGGCCGAGTACTTTTGCTCCGGCACGCAGGCCTACCCCGAGTTCCGCCACTACGGTCTCGCGTCCGAAATCTACACGCACTTCACCTCGCCCATCCGCCGGTACGCCGATCTGATGGCCCACCGTCAGCTCGCCGCGGCGATCGAATACGAGGCCATCCACCCCAGCACGCGCAGCAGGGGCAAGCTCGAGGCTGTGTGCAAGAATATCAATGTCAGGCACCGGAACGCGCAgctggcggggagggcgagCATTGCTTACTATGTCGGCCAGGCGCTCCGCGGCAAGGcgacggaggaggacgggTTCGTCATGAAGATTTTTAGCAACGGGTTTGTGGTTTTGGTGCCGAGGTTTGGGATTGAGAGTTTGATAAGGCTGAGGGATCTGGCTGAGACGGAGCCGCAGGCCGAGTTTGACGCGGAGAATTATGTGCTGCGGGTCAGTGGGAGtagggaggtgagggtggagcTGTTCCagaaggtgagggtgagggtgacgGATCAGAAGGATGAGACGacggggaagaggggagtGAGGATGGAGTTGGTCAAGACCTATTAG
- a CDS encoding hypothetical protein (EggNog:ENOG503NYR0; COG:S), with amino-acid sequence MYAAQPIPNGADSATINPAALNPELLDATSRGIKRGRSPQDYPDEGPPGSTGEDGSDKPRKRGRPMKSRQSGGAPEPATQAPVPPSRQTAPPQTPQSQNAPLPVQTPTYPPAPPPPQSSPPKPTPTKSTLKALPTVRDHTTDQLGPGNDEYLPREIDEAGEKKVLPNGQLTGGREYRCRTFFVPHRGEKLFMLATECARVLGYRDSYLLFNKNRSLYKIIASQEEKDDLVNQEILPFSYRSRQIAIVTARSMFRQFGSRVITNGRRVRDDYWESKARKQGFTEADPAGEKRPGASKAREAEANHTASMLGAPHGEIVYSTNPGQFGGGPQPQLVQPDYNNTHSRDYSNILKTGPRQEITGPAYQDRLQPTPITELHAQAHHAAEFNRSVNSQRDMRNDYMQNIWRRQHDQPTTTTLSQPVGTSEAPASTSRPAPSTHTTTQGIPQPGIISNQSPQLMMSAAPYSGPVHAPTSVGPSGPGRGLAQDPSQSSSRPTYPPTGSTGTLPPTSQNYSYPQTQMWPPTPQTPQHGYSAYTAQSQPSPHPQQSPAPQLRHSSTSSQVQQPGGMSYPGMPGMNQGYSTSAQGMYSAEQTPRQYMHQSAPPPAVTQAWSQQQTPAQWWTNQPQ; translated from the exons ATGTACGCTGCACAGCCCATACCCAACGGCGCTGATAGTGCAACAATCAACCCAGCAGCCCTCAACCCAG AACTGTTAGACGCGACTTCTCGAGGCATCAAGCGGGGCCGTTCTCCGCAGGATTATCCCGACGAAGGACCGCCTGGGTCGACTGGTGAGGACG GTAGTGACAAgccgagaaaaagaggaagacCGATGAAGTCCAGACAATCCGGGGGTGCTCCCGAACCTGCCACCCAGGCACCGGTACCTCCCTCTCGTCAGACAGCTCCCCCGCAAACGCCACAGAGCCAAAATGCTCCGCTGCCTGTCCAGACGCCCACCTACCCCCccgctccaccaccaccgcagtcGTCGccgcccaaacccaccccgACCAAGTCGACCTTGAAGGCGCTCCCAACGGTCCGCGACCACACCACCGACCAGCTTGGGCCCGGCAATGACGAGTACCTACCACGGGAAATTGACGAGGCtggcgagaagaaggttTTGCCAAACGGCCAGCTCACAGGCGGCCGCGAGTACCGTTGCCGTACCTTTTTCGTGCCGCACCGTGGCGAGAAGCTTTTCATGCTTGCAACCGAGTGTGCCCGAGTGTTGGGATATAGAGACTCGTACCTGTTATTTAACAAGAACAGGTCCTTGTACAAGATCATCGCCAGccaggaagaaaaggatgATTTGGTAAACCAGGAAattctccccttctcctaCCGATCGCGGCAAATAGCCATTGTTACAGCCAGGAGCATGTTTCGACAGTTTGGAAGCAGGGTGATCACGAATGGCCGGAGGGTCCGTGATGACTACTGGGAGAGCAAGGCTCGCAAACAGGGCTTCACCGAGGCTGACCCGGCAGGAGAGAAACGACCTGGTGCGTCCAAGGCTCGAGAAGCCGAGGCAAACCACACCGCAAGCATGCTTGGAGCTCCTCACGGTGAAATTGTCTACAGCACCAATCCTGGCCAATTTGGCGGTGGCCCTCAACCGCAACTCGTGCAACCAG ATTACAACAATACTCACAGCAGAGACTATTCGAACATTCTCAAGACGGGACCACGACAGGAGATTACCGGCCCAGCATATCAAGATCGACTTCAACCCACGCCCATCACAGAATTGCACGCTCAAGCTCATCATGCTGCAGAGTTTAACCGTTCAGTCAACTCGCAACGCGATATGCGGAATGACTACATGCAGAACATTTGGAGACGACAGCAcgaccaaccaaccaccacgacccTGAGCCAGCCTGTTGGCACAAGCGAAGCACCTGCGTCGACCAGCCGCCCAGCCCCCTCAacgcacaccaccacacaggGTATCCCGCAGCCTggcatcatctccaaccaaAGCCCCCAGTTGATGATGTCAGCTGCACCGTACTCGGGTCCTGTGCATGCTCCCACCTCTGTTGGACCTAGCGGCCCAGGTCGGGGGCTGGCACAGGACCCATCCCAGAGCAGCTCCAGACCAACCTACCCACCAACCGGCTCCACGGGCACCTTGCCGCCAACCTCGCAGAACTACAGCTATCCCCAGACCCAAATGTGGCCACCAACGCCTCAGACACCGCAGCATGGCTATTCGGCCTACACGGCTCAGTCTCAGCCGTCTCCCCACCCGCAGCAATCCCCCGCTCCTCAGCTGCGGCATTCCAGCACATCGAGCCAAGTGCAACAGCCTGGTGGCATGTCGTACCCAGGAATGCCGGGCATGAACCAAGGATACAGCACCTCAGCCCAGGGGATGTATTCGGCCGAGCAGACACCCCGGCAGTACATGCACCAGAGCGCACCGCCACCCGCCGTCACGCAGGCGTGGTCTCAACAGCAAACACCTGCGCAGTGGTGGACAAACCAGCCGCAGTGA
- a CDS encoding hypothetical protein (COG:B; EggNog:ENOG503P47C), which yields MPARKSDAAAAAARRIDVSVARFVLAGDVPDAPDTPMSTEPPASAAAAASAPPAPTPFSAETPAPTSHPVAPPGSASPNDKRPKSGGGGGGGGGGGPMSEKGDKDKEDAVTIEDLALPKSIITRLAKGVLPANTQIQANAILALTKSATVFINHLANAANENTLASNKKTIMPPDVFKALDDIEYGFMKERLELEFAKFNSIQTSKRSTYRKKVAAAKKAGASAGGGGVGEVSFMSTATNDAGDEEEEEGEDVGNDTTQVTERGGGGGSRR from the exons ATGCCAGCCCGCAAGAgcgacgccgccgccgccgccgcacgCCGAATCGATGTCTCCGTCGCAAGATTCGTCCTCGCCGGTGACGTCCCAGACGCCCCTGATACACCAATGTCGACCGAGCCACCTGCCTCtgcagcagctgctgcttctgcccctccagcaccaacgcCGTTCTCCGCAGAAACCCCagctcccacctcccacccagtAGCACCACCAGGCTCTGCTTCGCCAAACGACAAGAGACCAAAatccggcggcggcggcggtggtggtggtggtggtggcccaaTGTCGGAAAAGggggacaaggacaaggaggatgCAGTCACAATTGAG GACCTCGCCCTCCCAAAATCAATCATCACCCGCCTCGCCAAGGGCGTCCTCCCAGCCAACACGCAGATCCAGGCCAATGCCATTTTGGCCTTGACAAAGTCGGCGACGGTGTTTATAAACCACTTGGCGAATGC CGCAAACGAaaacaccctcgcctccaacaagaaaacaatCATGCCCCCCGATGTCTTCAAAGCCCTAGATGACATTGAATACGGCTTCATGAAGGAGAGATTAGAACTCGAGTTTGCCA AATTCAACTCAATCCAAACCTCCAAACGGTCCACCTACCGCAAAAAAGTCGCGGCTGCCAAAAAGGCCGGCGCAtcagctggtggtggtggtgtaggggAGGTGTCGTTTATGAGCACGGCTACTAATGAtgctggggatgaggaggaggaagagggggaggatgtggggAATGATACTACCCAGGTTACGGaacggggtggtggtgggggttcgCGGCGGTGA